GTCCTGGAAGCGGCCGTGGTGGCCGCCCCCGACCCCGTGTGGGGTGAGGTGCCCACGGCGTTCGTGGTATTCCGGCCAGGAACATCGGTCTCCGGCCAGGAGCTCATTCAGTTCTGCCGCGAACGGATGGCACACTTCAAGGCGCCGAAACGGATCGAATTCGTCGAGGCACTTCCCAAGACCGCTACCGGGAAGATTCAAAAGTTCGTGTTGAGGGAGCAACTCCGACGGGCATCACCGGGTGGCCGCGGGGAATCACCCGCTGCCCTGGGGGAGGCCTCTTAAGCAGCGGAAGAGAGCAGAGGTGCCGCCATGCGCGTGGGGGCCGAGTTCCTTGCTGGTCTCAACGACGGCCGCGAGGTATACTACCGTGGCCGGCGCGTGAACGACATCGCATCGCACCCCGTCCTGGGGCGGTGCGCCCGCCACAACGCCCTGGTCTTCGACCTCGCGCGGGACGGACCGCTGGCTACCCGTCTGGTCACCCACGATCCAGCGCTCGGCACCCGCATCAGCGCATTTTACCGGCTCCCCACGAGCCGTGATGCGCTCGCTGAGCGTTCGGTGCTCATCCAGGAGACCACCCGGCGCAGCCGCGGGATTTTCAATATCTGCAAAGTGATCGGTTCCGACGCCCTGTTCGCGCTGCTTTCCGTCACGGCTCGAAACGAGTCAGGCGGCGAGTTTCACGAGCGCGTGCGCCGCTACTACGAGCACGTGGCACGCCGCGACCTCGCCGTGGCAGTGGCCCAGACCGACGTCAAGGGCGACCGAAGCCTTCGCCCGCACGAGCAGCCGGACCCGGACCTCTACGTGAGGGTGAAGGAAGAGCGGCCGGACGGCATCGTCGTCCGCGGCGCCAAGGCCCACATCACCCAGGCGCCGGTGGCCGACGAGCTCATCGTGATCCCGAGCCGGGCCATGCAGCCAGGCGACGCCGACTACTCCCTCGCCTTCGCCGTCCCGGCGGCCACACCGGGGCTGAGGATGATCTGCCGGCCGGTCCTTGAGGTGGAAGGGGCGCGCCACCCGCTGGAGGGGCCCCGGATCAACCATGACGCGCTCGTCGAGGCGCTGGTGATCTTCGACGACGTTTGGGTGCCGTGGGAGAGCGTCTTCGTGTACCGCCAGCCGCGTCAGGCCAGCGAGGTGGCCACGACCTTCGCACTCTTTCACCGCTTCTCAGCCATCTCGTACCGGGCCGCCATGACCGAGGTGCTCGTCGGCCTGGCGAACGCCATCGCAGAAGCAAACGGCGTGGACGGAAAGAGCCACATCCGCCGCAACATCGTCGACCTCATCATGTATGCCGAGGTGCAGCGCATGGCGGCGAGCCAGGCAGCGCAGCACGGGCGACCGGACGAGCGCACTGGCATCGTGCTGCCCGACCCACTCTACACCAATCTGGGCAAGCTCTACTCCAACATGCGCTACCTCGAGGCGGTGCAGGCGCTCATCGACTGCGCCGGTGGTATGGCCATCACGGCTCCGA
This Bacillota bacterium DNA region includes the following protein-coding sequences:
- a CDS encoding 2-aminobenzoate-CoA ligase, producing VLEAAVVAAPDPVWGEVPTAFVVFRPGTSVSGQELIQFCRERMAHFKAPKRIEFVEALPKTATGKIQKFVLREQLRRASPGGRGESPAALGEAS
- a CDS encoding 4-hydroxyphenylacetate 3-hydroxylase N-terminal domain-containing protein → MRVGAEFLAGLNDGREVYYRGRRVNDIASHPVLGRCARHNALVFDLARDGPLATRLVTHDPALGTRISAFYRLPTSRDALAERSVLIQETTRRSRGIFNICKVIGSDALFALLSVTARNESGGEFHERVRRYYEHVARRDLAVAVAQTDVKGDRSLRPHEQPDPDLYVRVKEERPDGIVVRGAKAHITQAPVADELIVIPSRAMQPGDADYSLAFAVPAATPGLRMICRPVLEVEGARHPLEGPRINHDALVEALVIFDDVWVPWESVFVYRQPRQASEVATTFALFHRFSAISYRAAMTEVLVGLANAIAEANGVDGKSHIRRNIVDLIMYAEVQRMAASQAAQHGRPDERTGIVLPDPLYTNLGKLYSNMRYLEAVQALIDCAGGMAITAPSGDDYENPALRAYIDKYLAGSGGSGGQSRFRLFLAIRELVALLGGLEAVNMVHAEGSVEASVIEIYRSYDFSASRALVQQMVNPGETLQATAGRASSAGAFNRGRGVAYRDIQA